One stretch of Balneolaceae bacterium DNA includes these proteins:
- the hisG gene encoding ATP phosphoribosyltransferase: protein MNRSANSKTSLRIALQKDGRLTDKTIALLEGIGLRFDNYKRSLMLTCRNFDVELLLIRDDDIPEYVQDGVCDLGFVGANVTAETGVDVTVIRGLDYGVCRLSLAARKNGEIQTVEDFEGRTIATSYPNLTRRFLQERGVEARIVTISGAVEIAPRLKVADAICDLVSTGNTLKANGLAEIETVFESETQLIRTNKELSPGKKKLIEKFLQRIEGFQQAGRSRYIMMNAPQESVAEIREIIPSLKSPTVMPLADNNMVAIHTVIPIERFWEVMERLKEAGATGIVMLPIESMIL, encoded by the coding sequence ATGAATCGTTCTGCCAATTCCAAAACCTCACTCCGCATCGCCCTGCAAAAGGACGGGCGGCTGACCGACAAAACCATAGCCCTGCTGGAAGGCATCGGCCTTCGCTTCGACAACTACAAGCGCAGCCTCATGCTCACCTGCCGCAACTTTGACGTGGAACTGCTGCTCATCCGCGACGACGACATCCCCGAATACGTCCAGGACGGGGTGTGCGACCTCGGCTTTGTGGGCGCCAACGTCACCGCTGAAACCGGCGTCGACGTGACGGTCATACGTGGACTCGATTACGGGGTCTGCCGGCTCTCCCTGGCCGCCCGTAAAAACGGGGAAATTCAGACCGTTGAGGATTTCGAGGGACGCACCATCGCCACCAGCTATCCCAACCTGACGCGCCGTTTCCTGCAGGAGCGCGGCGTGGAGGCCAGGATCGTTACCATATCGGGGGCAGTGGAAATCGCTCCCCGGCTCAAGGTCGCCGACGCCATCTGTGACCTGGTATCCACCGGCAACACCCTCAAGGCCAACGGCCTGGCCGAGATCGAAACCGTCTTCGAGTCGGAGACCCAGCTTATCCGTACCAACAAGGAACTCTCGCCGGGCAAGAAAAAACTCATTGAAAAATTTCTGCAGCGCATCGAGGGCTTTCAGCAGGCCGGTCGCAGCCGCTACATCATGATGAACGCGCCGCAGGAGTCCGTGGCGGAAATCCGCGAGATCATTCCCTCCCTGAAGAGTCCTACGGTCATGCCCCTGGCCGATAACAATATGGTGGCCATCCACACCGTCATTCCCATCGAGCGGTTCTGGGAGGTGATGGAGCGGCTGAAGGAGGCCGGGGCCACCGGCATCGTCATGCTGCCCATCGAAAGCATGATTCTCTAG
- a CDS encoding OsmC family protein, protein MPKRTAQATWNGDLKSGKGTMTFGSGAYEGAYSFASRFEEGDGTNPEELIGAAHAGCFSMALSNELAQAGHQPESVHTVADVTLDLSGDGPSISTILLKVDAQVPDIDENTFREIAEGASKNCPVSRALTGVTVKLETTLNA, encoded by the coding sequence ATGCCAAAACGCACCGCCCAAGCAACCTGGAACGGCGATCTGAAAAGTGGAAAAGGAACCATGACTTTTGGGAGCGGCGCCTATGAGGGAGCCTACTCCTTCGCCTCCCGTTTCGAGGAGGGCGACGGAACCAATCCCGAGGAGCTCATCGGCGCGGCGCACGCCGGGTGTTTCTCCATGGCCCTCTCCAACGAGCTCGCGCAGGCGGGTCACCAGCCCGAATCGGTGCACACCGTCGCCGACGTCACCCTCGACCTTTCCGGCGACGGCCCTTCCATCTCCACCATACTACTGAAAGTGGACGCGCAGGTGCCGGACATCGACGAGAACACCTTTCGGGAGATTGCGGAAGGCGCCAGCAAAAACTGTCCCGTTTCCCGCGCCCTTACCGGGGTCACCGTCAAACTCGAAACCACGCTCAACGCATGA
- the lepB gene encoding signal peptidase I — protein MADEQSAGDRKARGNTSKKEQSDKAKSWFREWVDAFLFAAIAAIIIRTFFFEAYRIPTPSMEETLLTGDFLVVSKISYGARTPMVVGIPFTNVYLPGVMLPWTRLPGLTEIQRNDIVVFNYPIDLAPIAAKTNYIKRAVGMPRDTLSIDDNELFVNGASAEDYPGVQKMRLVEVREGVRLSPARVQATGASLAGMAGPNTYRLNANDQAAEEIAQWEDVTQVRHWLLPDSLDEYRQRPFSFSSGFLNHHHMPTVVVPFEGQQITLTPGNYHIYENILTRYEGNNVTREGDSFVINGERTNTYTIGQDYYFMMGDNRDDSEDSRFWGFVPRDHVVGKAGMIYFSWDAERWMPRFNRLMNMVHR, from the coding sequence TTGGCAGACGAGCAATCCGCCGGGGACCGCAAGGCCCGAGGCAATACCAGTAAAAAGGAACAGTCGGACAAGGCGAAAAGCTGGTTTCGCGAGTGGGTGGACGCCTTTCTTTTCGCGGCCATCGCGGCCATCATTATCCGCACCTTCTTTTTCGAGGCCTACCGCATTCCCACTCCCTCCATGGAGGAAACCCTGCTGACGGGCGACTTCCTGGTGGTTTCCAAGATCAGCTATGGGGCTCGTACCCCCATGGTGGTAGGCATCCCCTTCACCAATGTCTACCTGCCCGGCGTGATGCTGCCTTGGACCCGCCTGCCCGGGCTAACGGAGATCCAGCGCAACGACATCGTGGTCTTTAACTATCCCATCGACCTGGCGCCCATCGCGGCCAAGACCAACTACATCAAGCGGGCGGTGGGCATGCCCCGCGATACGCTTTCCATTGACGACAACGAGCTGTTTGTGAACGGCGCATCCGCCGAAGACTACCCGGGTGTGCAGAAGATGCGCCTGGTGGAAGTGCGCGAGGGCGTACGGCTGAGTCCTGCCCGCGTGCAGGCCACCGGTGCCTCCCTGGCCGGGATGGCCGGTCCCAACACCTACCGGCTCAACGCCAACGATCAGGCGGCTGAGGAGATCGCGCAGTGGGAGGATGTGACCCAGGTGCGGCACTGGCTGCTGCCAGATTCCCTGGACGAGTACCGCCAGCGTCCCTTCAGCTTTTCCAGCGGCTTCCTGAATCACCACCACATGCCGACCGTTGTGGTGCCCTTTGAGGGGCAGCAGATCACCCTTACGCCCGGTAACTACCACATCTACGAGAACATCCTGACCCGCTACGAGGGGAATAACGTGACCCGCGAGGGCGATAGCTTCGTTATTAACGGGGAACGCACCAACACCTACACCATCGGCCAGGACTACTATTTCATGATGGGCGACAACCGTGATGACAGCGAAGACAGCCGCTTCTGGGGATTCGTGCCGCGCGACCACGTGGTGGGCAAAGCGGGCATGATTTACTTCTCCTGGGACGCCGAACGATGGATGCCGCGCTTCAACCGCCTGATGAACATGGTCCACCGCTAG
- a CDS encoding YkoF family thiamine/hydroxymethylpyrimidine-binding protein, translated as MITTAQFTYIPLRETEPRESIDYLLELVAQHDVDVDVNYLSTSVRGDTEVVFELIREIYDTMTLEGQDFRFHVELLSPVPQEDQA; from the coding sequence ATGATTACCACGGCCCAGTTTACCTACATTCCCCTCCGAGAGACCGAACCGAGGGAGAGCATCGATTACCTGCTGGAGCTGGTTGCCCAGCACGACGTGGACGTGGACGTGAACTACCTTTCCACCAGTGTACGCGGTGATACCGAAGTGGTTTTTGAACTCATCCGGGAGATCTACGACACCATGACCCTGGAGGGCCAGGACTTCCGCTTTCACGTCGAGCTGCTCAGTCCCGTCCCGCAGGAAGACCAGGCCTAG
- the lepA gene encoding translation elongation factor 4: MERRTCMTQIRNFCIIAHIDHGKSTLADRLLERTGAITEREMQEQILDDMDLERERGITIKSHAIKMDYKRPSGENVIFNLIDTPGHVDFSYEVSRALKACEGALLVVDAGQGVEAQTISTLYQAIDQDLEIVPVLNKIDLPGADVEGVGQQIVDLIGCDHEDILKVSGKTGEGVDALLEAIVERIPSPGREAGKPLRALIFDSVFNTYRGSIVYVRVMEGTLNQGDGIRFMATHKEYDAEEIGYLKLKKEKTNSLQAGEVGYVIGSVKSLDDARVGDTVTTTANPASEAIPGYQEPKPMVFSGIYPTQSDDFEDLRSALEKLQLNDASLTYQPETSQALGFGFRAGFLGLLHMEIVQERLDREFDIDIITTVPNVEYEVHYRDHGEMATKVVDNPSTMPNPGMVEDVYEPFIKATILTPSDYIGPVMKLCEERRGVYVNQLHMQGQRVEITYELPLAEVVFDFYDRLKSGTRGYASLDYEFLEYRKGNLVRLDILLNGDPVDALSSITHRDSAYELGRKLTKKLKELIPQQQYEVAVQAAIGSNVIARETIRAMRKDVTAKCYGGDVSRKRKLLEKQKEGKKRMKQVGTIEVPQEAFLAVLSMDDD; this comes from the coding sequence TTGGAACGACGCACCTGCATGACCCAGATCCGCAACTTTTGCATTATCGCGCACATCGATCACGGCAAGTCCACCCTTGCCGACCGGCTGCTTGAACGTACCGGTGCCATCACCGAAAGGGAGATGCAGGAGCAGATTCTGGACGACATGGACCTGGAGCGCGAACGGGGCATTACCATCAAGAGCCACGCCATCAAGATGGACTACAAGCGTCCGTCGGGCGAGAACGTCATTTTCAACCTCATCGACACCCCGGGCCACGTGGACTTCTCCTATGAGGTCTCCCGTGCGCTAAAGGCCTGCGAGGGCGCCCTTCTGGTGGTGGATGCCGGCCAGGGCGTGGAGGCGCAGACCATCTCCACCCTCTACCAGGCCATCGACCAGGACCTGGAGATCGTGCCGGTACTCAACAAGATCGATCTTCCGGGCGCCGACGTCGAGGGTGTGGGGCAGCAGATCGTCGACCTGATCGGCTGCGACCACGAGGATATCCTGAAGGTGTCCGGCAAGACGGGAGAGGGGGTGGACGCGTTGCTGGAAGCCATTGTAGAACGCATCCCCTCACCGGGACGCGAAGCCGGCAAGCCGCTGCGGGCGCTGATCTTCGATTCCGTCTTCAATACCTACCGCGGCTCCATCGTCTATGTGCGTGTCATGGAGGGCACCCTCAACCAGGGCGACGGCATACGCTTCATGGCTACCCATAAGGAGTACGATGCCGAGGAGATCGGCTACCTGAAACTCAAGAAGGAGAAGACCAACTCCCTGCAGGCAGGGGAGGTGGGCTACGTCATCGGCAGTGTGAAGTCCCTGGACGATGCCCGCGTGGGCGACACCGTCACCACCACTGCCAACCCGGCCTCCGAGGCCATACCGGGATACCAGGAGCCCAAACCCATGGTCTTCAGCGGCATCTATCCCACGCAGTCTGACGATTTCGAAGACTTGCGCTCGGCCCTGGAAAAGCTGCAGCTCAACGACGCCTCCCTTACCTACCAGCCAGAAACCTCCCAGGCGCTTGGTTTTGGCTTCCGTGCCGGCTTCCTGGGTCTGCTGCACATGGAGATCGTGCAGGAGCGCCTGGACCGCGAATTCGACATCGACATCATCACCACCGTGCCCAACGTGGAGTACGAGGTGCACTACCGCGACCATGGGGAGATGGCCACGAAGGTAGTTGACAATCCCAGCACCATGCCCAATCCCGGCATGGTGGAGGATGTCTACGAGCCCTTTATCAAGGCCACCATCCTGACGCCCTCTGACTATATCGGTCCCGTGATGAAGCTCTGCGAGGAGCGGCGCGGGGTTTATGTGAACCAGCTCCACATGCAGGGTCAACGCGTGGAAATTACCTACGAACTTCCGTTGGCGGAGGTGGTATTCGACTTTTACGATCGCCTCAAGAGCGGAACGCGGGGTTATGCCTCCCTCGACTACGAATTTCTTGAATACCGAAAAGGGAACCTCGTTCGTTTGGATATCTTGCTGAACGGCGATCCCGTGGACGCCCTCTCCAGCATCACGCACCGCGACAGTGCCTACGAGCTGGGACGGAAGCTGACCAAAAAGCTCAAGGAGCTTATTCCGCAGCAGCAGTACGAGGTGGCGGTGCAGGCGGCCATCGGCTCCAACGTCATCGCCCGGGAGACCATCCGTGCCATGCGCAAGGATGTGACGGCCAAGTGCTACGGCGGGGATGTCAGCCGCAAGCGCAAGCTGCTTGAGAAACAGAAGGAGGGTAAGAAACGCATGAAGCAGGTGGGGACCATTGAGGTGCCCCAGGAAGCGTTCCTGGCCGTGCTTTCGATGGACGATGACTGA
- a CDS encoding peroxiredoxin-like family protein, translating to MIPRAPVLRTALTLLALAAFLAACQSGGSGDADRDVPTEASEVKPLLTGTAIPASTLQTVEGDSVALRGLISQAPTVLIFYRGGWCPYCNRHLAELQRIESQLTDIGYQILAISADRPEMLQELRLDRAPEYTLLSDASMQTARDFGLAFRVDLETVQRYRENGMDLEERSGYDHHQLPVPAVFLVNPDGTVTFQYVHPDYRNRIDSDVLLAAARAYHPDAGE from the coding sequence ATGATACCCCGAGCACCGGTGCTTCGCACCGCACTCACCCTCCTGGCACTGGCCGCCTTCCTGGCCGCCTGTCAAAGCGGCGGCTCCGGCGATGCGGACCGCGACGTCCCCACGGAGGCCTCAGAGGTGAAACCCCTGCTGACGGGCACCGCCATTCCCGCATCCACCCTGCAGACGGTGGAGGGCGACAGCGTCGCGCTGCGCGGACTGATCAGCCAGGCCCCGACGGTGCTGATCTTTTACCGCGGGGGATGGTGTCCCTACTGCAACCGCCACCTGGCCGAACTGCAGCGCATCGAGTCGCAGCTGACGGACATAGGATACCAGATTCTAGCCATCAGCGCTGACCGCCCGGAGATGCTGCAGGAGCTCAGGCTGGACCGTGCGCCGGAGTACACCCTGCTATCGGACGCCTCCATGCAGACTGCCCGTGATTTCGGACTGGCCTTCCGGGTGGATCTGGAAACGGTTCAGCGCTACAGGGAAAACGGCATGGATCTGGAAGAACGCTCCGGTTATGACCATCACCAGCTTCCGGTGCCCGCGGTATTCCTGGTCAACCCTGACGGGACCGTCACCTTCCAGTACGTGCATCCCGACTACCGGAACCGTATCGATTCAGACGTCCTGCTGGCCGCCGCCCGCGCCTACCACCCAGACGCCGGGGAGTAA
- the hisB gene encoding imidazoleglycerol-phosphate dehydratase HisB, with protein sequence MNIQITTEALKGPDEEMLRGGALYALKRLQQAGHRLLFETEELSGPQRALLENEGIAPDHDADRAGLRVAPEGDRLQLLRTDGVALEAGGWTDLCEGILFPERRAEHERQTSETRVRVRLNLDGGGGAQIDTGLGFLDHMLEQIARHGLIDLQLFCEGDLQVDGHHTIEDVAITLGEAIDLALGDRTGVQRYAFVLPMDESRATCALDLSGRSWLEFSGSFRREMVGDFPTEMTRHFFHSLAMHLNATLHLEVEGENDHHKIEACFKAFARCLRAAVSRSERNLNILPSTKDLL encoded by the coding sequence ATGAACATCCAGATCACCACCGAAGCCCTGAAAGGCCCCGACGAGGAGATGCTCCGGGGCGGCGCTCTCTACGCCCTCAAGCGCCTGCAGCAGGCGGGACACCGCCTGCTCTTCGAGACGGAAGAACTGAGCGGTCCGCAGCGCGCCCTCCTCGAAAACGAGGGCATCGCCCCGGACCACGACGCCGACCGCGCCGGCCTGCGTGTGGCTCCAGAAGGCGACCGGCTGCAGCTGCTGCGCACCGACGGCGTGGCCCTGGAGGCCGGCGGGTGGACCGACCTCTGCGAGGGCATCCTCTTTCCTGAACGCCGGGCCGAGCATGAACGTCAAACCTCGGAAACCCGCGTGCGGGTGCGCCTGAACCTGGACGGCGGCGGCGGGGCGCAGATAGACACCGGACTCGGTTTCCTGGACCACATGCTCGAGCAGATCGCACGGCACGGGCTGATAGACCTGCAGCTCTTCTGTGAGGGCGACCTGCAGGTGGACGGACACCACACCATCGAAGATGTAGCCATTACCCTGGGCGAAGCCATCGACCTGGCCCTCGGCGACAGGACGGGCGTGCAACGCTACGCCTTCGTGCTGCCCATGGACGAGAGCCGGGCCACCTGCGCGCTGGATCTCTCCGGGCGCTCCTGGCTGGAATTCAGCGGCAGCTTCCGCCGTGAGATGGTGGGCGACTTCCCCACCGAGATGACCCGGCACTTTTTCCACTCCCTGGCCATGCACCTGAATGCCACCTTGCACCTGGAGGTGGAGGGCGAAAACGACCACCACAAGATCGAGGCCTGCTTCAAGGCCTTCGCGCGCTGCCTCCGGGCGGCCGTCAGCCGGAGTGAGCGCAACCTGAACATCCTGCCCAGTACCAAGGACCTGCTATGA
- the hisD gene encoding histidinol dehydrogenase, which produces MKDYRIRERTEEELQELCRRPVLELEEIFEQVRPILEEVRREGEEAVRRYTRRFDGTDPDPLILHPAEEPEAGLPEPTREAIDTAFRNIYRFHKAQLPRQTEVETMPGVRCRRVSRPLDTVGLYVPGGTAILPSTLLMLGIPAALAGCRNIVVATPPNAEGGVGPEIRYIARKVGASHLLLAGGAQAVAAMAWGMEGLPKADKILGPGNQYVTAAKMLLQNSRAQVAIDMPAGPSEVLVIADAGADPRFVAADLLSQAEHGPDSQVVLVYLPGFDRQACLDALEAQLADLPRAEIARQALEHSFSVEAESLEEAFDFSNRYAPEHLVVQCKHAEEQAGRIRHAGSVFLGRWTPESAGDYASGTNHTLPTYGYARMYSGVSVDSFLKQITMQSLSREGLRNLAPAVERLAQIEGLEGHRRAVTIRLESRGDESGHGNED; this is translated from the coding sequence ATGAAAGACTACCGCATCCGCGAACGAACCGAAGAGGAGCTGCAGGAGCTGTGCCGCCGACCCGTGCTCGAGCTGGAGGAGATCTTCGAGCAGGTCCGGCCCATCCTGGAAGAGGTAAGGCGCGAGGGGGAGGAGGCCGTGCGCCGCTACACCCGCCGCTTCGACGGCACCGATCCCGATCCGCTGATCCTGCATCCTGCCGAGGAACCGGAAGCCGGGCTGCCGGAACCGACCCGGGAGGCCATTGACACGGCCTTTCGCAACATCTACCGCTTCCACAAGGCCCAGCTCCCCCGCCAGACCGAAGTGGAAACCATGCCCGGCGTGCGCTGCCGGCGCGTGTCGCGTCCCCTGGACACCGTGGGCCTCTACGTGCCGGGGGGCACCGCTATCCTCCCCTCCACCCTGCTCATGCTGGGCATCCCCGCCGCGCTGGCTGGCTGCCGGAACATCGTCGTAGCTACCCCTCCCAACGCAGAGGGCGGCGTGGGTCCCGAAATCCGCTATATCGCACGCAAGGTGGGCGCATCCCACCTGCTGCTGGCCGGGGGCGCGCAGGCCGTGGCCGCCATGGCCTGGGGCATGGAAGGCCTGCCCAAGGCGGACAAGATCCTGGGGCCCGGCAACCAGTACGTGACCGCCGCCAAGATGCTGCTGCAGAATAGCCGTGCGCAGGTGGCCATCGACATGCCGGCCGGCCCCTCCGAAGTGCTGGTGATCGCCGACGCGGGAGCCGATCCCCGCTTTGTGGCAGCCGACCTGCTTTCGCAGGCCGAACATGGACCCGACAGCCAGGTGGTGTTGGTCTACCTTCCCGGTTTCGACCGCCAGGCCTGCCTGGACGCCCTGGAGGCGCAGCTGGCCGACCTGCCGCGCGCGGAGATCGCACGGCAGGCGCTGGAACACAGCTTCAGCGTGGAGGCGGAGAGCCTGGAGGAGGCCTTCGACTTCTCCAACCGCTACGCCCCGGAGCATTTGGTGGTCCAGTGCAAGCATGCTGAGGAGCAGGCCGGCCGCATCCGGCACGCCGGTTCCGTATTTCTCGGCAGATGGACCCCCGAGAGCGCCGGCGACTACGCCAGCGGGACCAACCACACCCTGCCCACCTATGGCTATGCGCGCATGTACTCCGGGGTGTCGGTGGACTCTTTTCTCAAACAGATCACCATGCAGAGCCTCAGCCGTGAAGGGCTGCGCAACCTGGCGCCCGCCGTGGAGCGCCTTGCGCAGATCGAGGGACTGGAGGGACACCGGCGCGCCGTCACCATCCGCCTGGAGTCCCGCGGGGATGAATCCGGCCACGGTAACGAAGACTGA
- the rlmN gene encoding 23S rRNA (adenine(2503)-C(2))-methyltransferase RlmN codes for MADAATGTPRKVDIKSLSPEELEEFCAGLDLQSYRSAQIFRWLYEKGAGSFDEMTNLSKELRVRLSEEAELRRIEEVDRRESADGTVKFMFRLDDGEDHKVEAVMIPDFYPDGAPNRLTVCVSSQVGCVFGCSFCATGKMGLYRSLSHGEIVDQVQYINDWCLDKYDKKITNIVYMGMGEPLHNYRAVTQSASIITSDHGLELSPKRITVSTVGLPKQIKKLADERQPFNLAISLHAANDEKRNEIMPINQSMDLGQLRESLEHYYAMLHRPITYEYLLFDEFNDSPEDARELAQIVRWIPSKVNIIMYNKVAGVALKRAREERLDAFMQELVKHDVTATVRRSRGDDIDAGCGQLAIQEGKTKGKSIRKN; via the coding sequence ATGGCAGACGCAGCGACCGGCACCCCGAGAAAAGTTGACATCAAATCCCTTTCCCCCGAAGAGCTCGAGGAGTTCTGCGCCGGATTGGACCTGCAGTCCTACCGCTCGGCACAGATCTTCCGCTGGCTCTATGAGAAGGGCGCCGGTTCCTTCGATGAGATGACCAATCTCTCCAAGGAACTGCGTGTTCGCCTATCCGAAGAGGCTGAACTGCGCCGCATCGAAGAGGTGGACCGCCGCGAGTCGGCCGACGGCACCGTAAAGTTCATGTTCCGGCTCGACGACGGGGAGGACCACAAGGTGGAGGCGGTCATGATCCCGGACTTCTACCCCGACGGGGCGCCCAACCGGCTGACCGTCTGCGTCTCCTCACAGGTGGGATGCGTATTCGGCTGCTCCTTTTGCGCCACCGGCAAGATGGGACTCTACCGCAGCCTTTCCCACGGGGAGATCGTCGACCAGGTGCAGTACATCAACGACTGGTGCCTGGACAAATACGACAAGAAAATCACCAATATCGTCTACATGGGCATGGGCGAGCCCCTGCACAATTACCGCGCCGTTACGCAATCGGCCTCCATCATCACCTCCGATCACGGCCTGGAGCTCTCGCCCAAACGCATTACGGTCTCCACCGTGGGCCTGCCAAAGCAGATCAAAAAGCTAGCCGACGAGCGTCAGCCCTTCAACCTGGCAATCTCCCTGCATGCGGCCAACGACGAGAAACGCAATGAGATCATGCCCATCAACCAGTCGATGGACCTGGGTCAGCTCCGTGAGTCCCTGGAGCACTACTACGCCATGCTGCACCGGCCCATCACCTACGAATACCTGCTCTTCGACGAGTTCAACGACAGCCCGGAAGACGCCCGCGAGCTGGCGCAGATCGTCCGCTGGATTCCCAGCAAGGTGAATATCATCATGTACAACAAGGTGGCGGGCGTAGCCCTTAAACGGGCAAGGGAGGAACGCCTCGACGCCTTCATGCAGGAACTGGTAAAACACGACGTCACCGCAACGGTGCGGCGCAGCCGGGGGGACGACATCGATGCGGGCTGCGGACAGCTGGCCATCCAGGAAGGAAAGACGAAGGGTAAGAGCATCCGCAAAAACTGA